The Deltaproteobacteria bacterium genome contains the following window.
TTCCCAGGCAAGCGGCGCATTTTCGGCATTCACCGGCGCGAGACTGGTGATACGACTGACGAGGCCGGAATTGGCATTGCCAATGGCGTGCACCATGCGGGTCATGTAGGCGGGATTGACGAGGGTCAGCGACTTTCCGTTCGAAGCGGTCACGTCGCGATCGCGCACATCAAGATATGGGTTGGGCCGCAATGAATCCATGACCTCGACGTACACGCCGCCAAGACGGGTCGCCCAAGTCCTGTAGGCGACATCCTTCTCGAAGGCGGCCCGGGCCTCGATCACGGCCATGTCGGCCATGCTGTCCCGATCGGCGCGCAGGGCCTGGCCGTGCAAAAACGCCACGAAAACACTCCAGGCGCACAGGGTCGCCCCGCTCATCAGGACCGCGCTCCGAACACGTCGGGCAAAAGATCCATGCTCCATCACCAACCTCGCTTGGCGTGCGCCACTTCGACACATCGGAACGCATCACCGTATTCCAGGCAGCGTTGATAAAGGATCCGGCCGGACGTCCACTCGCGCGAAGCGGACGGTCGGACGCGAACCGCCGCCGTGACGGCGGAAAAAGATCAGGCGTCCATTCCACCCTGCTCGCGCAAAAATGCTCCCAGGGCCATGTCCTCGGCCAGAACATGATCCAGGGTCCATTTCTTCAAATGCAGGCTCAAAAATTGCCGACCGGCCTTGAACAAATCCGGCTTCATCCGCTGAATCTCGTCCAAGAGATGGGCATGGGCCATGTCGTGCCGGGCCCGATCCGGGTAACCATGCTCTTCCATGAGCCGATGCTCGGTCATGAAATGATAGGACGTGAACTCGACCAGTTCCGTGAACCGACGCTCCATTTCCAAGGCGTCGCCACCGGCGCGGGCGACCTCGGCCAACCGGTTGACCAACTCCACCATCCGCCGATGCTGGTCGTCGATGACGCCGACACCGACCACATGTTCCGCTCCAAGGGTGATCGCCCCGTCGTCGTCCCCGGGGTCCCCAGCGAAAACGAAACGATTTTTGCCGCCCTTCTTGCTTCGGTACATGGCCGTGTCCGCCGCCATGAGCAGATCGTCCATGTCCGTGCCATTGTCCGGACACAGGCTGATGCCGATGCTCACGCCCACGCGGCAGGACAACACCGGAGACAGGGCAATGTCCTCCCCGACCACATCGAGAAGTTTTTGCGCCACGGCGGCCGCGCCATCACGTCCGCCGATGTCCTGCAGAATGAACACGAATTCGTCACCGCCCATGCGGGCCACGGTATCCGCCCCCCGCACGGTGGCCACGAACCGCTCGGCCACGGTCTTGAGAACAATGTCGCCAGCATCGTGGCCGTGTTCGTCGTTGACTGCCTTGAAGCCATCCAGATCAGCGAATAAAATGGCGAAATTCTTTTGACTCCGCCGCGCCGCCGAAATCGTCTGGGCCAAGCGGTCGAAAAAAAGCGCCCGGTTGGGCAGGCCGGTCAGTCGGTCGTGGTAGGCCAGATTGCGCAGATGTGTTTCCGCTTCGCGCCGCTCGGTGATGTCATGGGCCGCGGCGAACAGAAAGTCGCCATGGGCAACCACGGACCATTCCAGAAAGCGGTACGTGGCGTTTTTATGGAGGAAGCGGGCGACAAAACCCGAGACCCCGTCACCCGGCCCCACGCCGCCGAAGACATTCTCCCCCGATTCCCGGTCCTCGGGATGGATGAGGTCAAAGACCGATCGCCCTTCCAATTCCGAAACGCGATAACCCATGTTTTTTTCCCAAGCCGGATTCAAACGCCTGAACAATCCGCCCATGTCAACCAAGGCCAACAAATCCGGAGCAATGGAAAAAAAACTCTCCAATTCTGCCTGCGCCGCCCGCAACTGGCCCTCGGATCGATTGCGCCAACGCTGGGCAAGAAACAACCCCACGCCCCCAACGATGATCATGACGGCGTACAGGGCAAGATGAACCCGCAGGCTGGTCC
Protein-coding sequences here:
- a CDS encoding DUF3365 domain-containing protein codes for the protein MCRSGARQARLVMEHGSFARRVRSAVLMSGATLCAWSVFVAFLHGQALRADRDSMADMAVIEARAAFEKDVAYRTWATRLGGVYVEVMDSLRPNPYLDVRDRDVTASNGKSLTLVNPAYMTRMVHAIGNANSGLVSRITSLAPVNAENAPLAWE
- a CDS encoding diguanylate cyclase; translated protein: VVEHQLGGIVLALDNIRSSLPSDWRVGPRSTPVLRNRLKVLAGAMTGVRTFIVLDAAGRAVASSQDAFVGRDFPQRPYFQVPRSNPRPDVLFVSSPYQGVLGSWLINISRAIVDPNGEFIGVVSASLDPKTLGIALHAVLDAPDTWAAIIHGDGTLFVWEPLRAAMLGKNLARPGAFFFQHMASGRASSFYEGEVFATKEESFMALHSVQPGQLGMDHPLVVGVGRNLNAALSTWRTSLRVHLALYAVMIIVGGVGLFLAQRWRNRSEGQLRAAQAELESFFSIAPDLLALVDMGGLFRRLNPAWEKNMGYRVSELEGRSVFDLIHPEDRESGENVFGGVGPGDGVSGFVARFLHKNATYRFLEWSVVAHGDFLFAAAHDITERREAETHLRNLAYHDRLTGLPNRALFFDRLAQTISAARRSQKNFAILFADLDGFKAVNDEHGHDAGDIVLKTVAERFVATVRGADTVARMGGDEFVFILQDIGGRDGAAAVAQKLLDVVGEDIALSPVLSCRVGVSIGISLCPDNGTDMDDLLMAADTAMYRSKKGGKNRFVFAGDPGDDDGAITLGAEHVVGVGVIDDQHRRMVELVNRLAEVARAGGDALEMERRFTELVEFTSYHFMTEHRLMEEHGYPDRARHDMAHAHLLDEIQRMKPDLFKAGRQFLSLHLKKWTLDHVLAEDMALGAFLREQGGMDA